ATTTCTTGCGGGAAGAAAAAGAAAGTTTTGCCTGTTTTATCCAAAAAGAATATCTCTCACGAGCTACGGGTTATCGGCTCCGCGATAAGTGTTTGGATTTTCTAAAAGGAATTAGACTTTCTTTAGACAAATACCAAGTGATTGGGCCAGAATACCGCATTCGATTTCTGATTGCTTTGTTGGAGTACAAGTTTGGCATTCATCTGTATGCGATCACAGAGAAAGAATTGGAGATTATCTTTAACTTGATTAGCGCTTCCAACGCTCACCTCTCTAGAGAAGCTTTTGAGGAAGTTACAGAAAAAAGTCGCTTCTTTTGCATTTTAATGGTTTTAATGTGGAAACGAAAGGATTTTGCAGCAGATATTCCGGAATCTCCTGAACTGACGCGGCTCAAAACACTCTTTGTCTATCCAAAACTGTTGTCCTTGACCAAGAACATCGTGGAATCTGCGTTAGAAATAACATTTACCCAATCAGACTATGATTATCTCTTTCTAGCTTATTGCACGGCTCCCAATCCTTTTTTCAAAGACAAATGGTCCGATGAAGACCGGCGTTTAGCAGTTGATATGGTGACCAATCAAGGGATTTTGCTTCCATTTATTCAGAAATTGCAACACTTGTTTGGAGAAGAGATGACGCATTCTCAGACCTTTCGCATTGTCATGCTTTTCTTTCTGAAGCCTTTTCTCTGCAATTTGCAAAGCTTGGTGCCTAATTCCTACATTTTTCAATACGACCACAGAGGTCTGCGCGACCCGCTTTATCGGATTTTAAAGGTGCTTGTGAGAGAATGGATGCAAGAGATGGGCTTAACAGGCAAGATTTACAAGTACCACATTTATCATGTGAGCATTCAGCTGCGAGAGCTGATTTATTCCCGCATGGCTCCTATTCCGCTTTACATTTTTACGAGTAACAATGCTGATTTGACAACTTTAAAGAATGCCTTCTCCATGCATATTCCACCTACTATTGCACGAATATCTGGTGTTGACTTTTTGAATACCTCCTTGGATTTGCAGACGCACGAGGAAACAAGCATTATCGTAGCCGACCAGCACCTTTCGACTTATCTCGAAACCTTATTTCCAGAGGCAGAACATATTCTCATCAACTTTTCTATGAATTTTTATGACATTCATTACCATCATATCTATGAAGCTATTTATAAGCTGAGAGAGCAGCTGTATCGGGAGTATGTCAAGGGCTTGGAGAAGTTGATGTAGAACAAATCAAAATCGTTAAAATCCGGAAAATGGCTATCTGTACAGTGCCTGAAAGTCAAAAAATACTTTTCTTCAGTTAAAAGCAATAAAGCCTGAAAAAGTTCCTTTAGGTAACAATTTTCAGGCTATTTTTTATCTAAAAATCTCAATTGAACAGCCTTCTCAGGAAATTCAAAATAAAATTTCATTATTGTTTTGAGACAGATTCCTGCTCATTAGACGAAGTTGTCTTTTCAGCCGTTGATTTTGATTCATTTTCAGCCTCTTTCAAGTCTGACAGAGTCTGTTCTTTCTCAGAATTGTTTACCTTATTGGCTTCTTCATCTGATCCTTTCCTCGAATCCGGCTGCGCTTTTTCTTCTTTTTTAGTTTCAGAACCCTTGTCTGTTGAGTCAGCAGTTTGTTCCTCTACTGGAGACGATTTAGCTTCATTGGTATCTACTTTCTTTGCAGTACCTTCTTTTTTAGAAGCCTCTTTTTCTTCTTTCTTTTCCTCGCTCAGTGGATTGTTTTCGATACTTCCTCCCTTAACGGCTGGGAAATGCTGAGCCAATGTTTTTGGAATTCGATTTTCATTTAACTCCAGTTCTGACTCTGGAATAAAATTATGACTAAGATCAATATAGGTAATGGTATTGTTAGATATATCTAAATTTTCAAGTGCTTTAAATTGATTCACACCTTCCAAATTCTTCAAGGCATTGCCGCTTAAACTCAATTCCTTCAAAGATGATTGAGTTCCAGAGATATTTAAGCTCTGAATTTGATTTTAAGCTGCTGTAAAGCTGGTCAGATTCTTTGCTGCTTCAATCCCTGCCAACGAAGTCAGGCGATTACCACTCATTGTAATACTTGTCAAAGCAGGATTGTTTTTCAAGAAATTCAAATTTTGAATATTTGACTCATTCACTGTCAATTCTGCAAGCGCTGAGGTTTTCAAACTATTGATATACAAGTTAGGATTATTTGACAAGAACAGACGTGTTAGGTGCACTTTTTGAGCCAATGCTGATACATCTTGGAGTTGATTGTGCTCCAGACTAACCGCTTGTAAATTTGAAAGATTTGACAGAGCTGAAATATCTGAAATTTCATTATAGTCCAAATTTAAGGATTCTAAATTCTTCAACTGAGCCAGCGGACGAATGTCACGAATATTATTACCAGCTGCCGCTACCGTTTTCAGATTTGGATAGTTCTTTAAGAAAGATAAATCTGAAACGCCATTTTGTGAAATATCCAAACCCTCCAGAGTTGGAATCTCTTTCAAAAAGTCATAATTCGTAACCTCTGTCTTAGTCATCCAAAGCTGTTTCAAATGCTTAAACTGTAACACCGGACCGATATCTTTAATTTTGGTAAAACCAATTCCTAGCACTTCAATATTTAGCATCAAGTTAAGACCTTTACGCTCCAGCGGATCTTTTCTTTGCCCAATATTTAGGTATTTCACCGTTGCCAACCAGGCTTTCATCTTTTCCAAGTCCGTTTCATTTGACGGAAATTCTGTATCCGCAGTTGCATGTAAAATATCTTCGATAATCTCATCATCAAATCCTAAGGCTTTCAATGTTGCCATGCCTACCTTATCATGAGCATGCGGATCACCGTGTGGATCGAATGGTTTGGTCGTATCAATGTCGCCAATTAAAGTTGAATGTTTGTGATCGCCATGTGGATAAACAAAAGCCTTCCCTTTTTCATTGTCAATCACTTGGTTCAAACTTTCATCAATTCCCAACTGTTGTGCCAAATAGGTCTTTTTCTTAGCGATTTCTTCATTTTCTTTTGAAGAATCTTGTGCTGGCGTGGACGGTGTTTGATCTTTTCGACCATAGTAAGCGTCCTCAGCAGCTTTTTATACTCTGCTGGGATTAAATATTCCCATTTGGACTGAATGAGTTGTTCATAAGGGATAACATGCATATGACCGTTATGGTTCACTAATAAGCTATAGGATTTCTTTTCTTGAATCCCTGTTCCGTCAAATAAAAATCCATCACTTGTCGGATAATCTATACCAACAAACTGACGTTTGTTTGAACCTAGATTCTGCGGATTAACAGGTGGGTTTGTGTAATTTGGCTACGCATACGGAAGAGATTGTCCACCTGAAGCATTGCCAGACGGTACCGTTTGAGGCTGATAGGGTTGACTGCCATTACCTCTTAATGAATATTTCCAGATATAGTGATAGTGATCACCGTGTCGAACAACATAGCCATTTTCATCTTCTGAAACAATATCTTTTGGATTAAACACATATCCATCATCAACGTCACTTGCTTGACCGAGATTCTGCGCAGCGGCGGTTTGACGGAGCTTGACCTTTTTTCAGAATCAAGTAAGCCCATTTGCTGTTTTTTTAATCGGAATAAAAAATAAAGTGTGTGTGACCATCATGGTCTAAAATCAAACCGTCACTTGTTCTAGCCCTAATCTGTGATTCACTTGTGAATAGAAAACTATCATCTGTCGGCTTATCTACACCTGGTACTTGACCTTTTTTAGCGCTAGAATGTTTCTTTTTCACTCCTTGTTTCGCCGTCACCTTATCCCTGCTTTTTGACGACGAGTTAGAATAGCAAGCAGTCAGTAAAAGATTGCAAGATAAAGCAATTCCTGCCAATGCCCAAAGCTTCTTATCTTTCATATAGCTCTCCTTTTATTTAACTAGTTAAATAAAACACATCTTAACAAGAAAAAATAAGTCAAATAGAGAGTTTTTAGCAAAATACAGAAAAAAACAGACAACATCTGTTTTTTGTAAACTTTAAGAGGGCTGTTTTCGTTTCTGACGTCTTGAAAAAGACATCACTCCATAAAAACTATAACCGGCAAGCAAATAGCCGATAAAGATTTTGAGTGACCATTGCAACACATACGGCCAACCGTACTTTGGAATATTTAAGAAAAAATAAGCAAAAGGACTATCTTTTGCGCCTGGAATAGGCCATTTGATGACTAAACCATTAAACAAGGCAAAAGCCAAATAAATCAAAGGCACACTTGTCCAAACAATCGGGTCAAACCAACGATATTGTGAGCGTTTATCAAACAACAAGGTATCCGCTAAAAACCATAGTGGTACAATGTAATGACAGAGGAAATTTTCCAGTCGATAAAAATCAGTCGCAATAGGTGCCAACAGAAAATGATAAATGACGCATGTAATCATGATACACATGGTCACTCCGCCTTTTAACCGAAACAGCGACTGCGTTTGCCAGCGATGTTCAGAACGCGCCATTAGATAGAGCAAATAGGCCGTAAAAGCTGTGACAATCATGTTAGATAAAACTGTGTAGTACATCAGCATTCCTAAGCCACCATGCTTTATGATTTCAAGGTAGACTCCTATAAATCCTAACATAAACAATACCATGCGGCTATAAAAAATCACATTTCGCTTCATCATCAACCTCAGATTTTCTTGACAAACTCCGATTTGAGCTTCATCGCACCAAAACCATCAATCTTGCAGTCAATATTGTGGTCTCCTTCTACAATCCGAATATTTTTCACACGCGTCCCTTGTTTCAAATCCTTTGGAGCACCTTTGACCTTTAAATCTTTGATGAGAGTGACGGTATCTCCGTCCGCAAGCTGATTCCCATTTGCATCAATTGCTCTGATACGCTCTTCTTCAACGACTTCTGTCGGATTCCATTCGTAGGCACATTCAGGGCAAACTAACAGCAAACCG
This Streptococcus anginosus DNA region includes the following protein-coding sequences:
- a CDS encoding helix-turn-helix domain-containing protein encodes the protein MLKFQTLEIEQITQITSFSEKNIYQYLAELKEEFQDLFCLRVMKRTVHLDIYTKLNPLVCFHRIYQGSIFLRLLCYFLREEKESFACFIQKEYLSRATGYRLRDKCLDFLKGIRLSLDKYQVIGPEYRIRFLIALLEYKFGIHLYAITEKELEIIFNLISASNAHLSREAFEEVTEKSRFFCILMVLMWKRKDFAADIPESPELTRLKTLFVYPKLLSLTKNIVESALEITFTQSDYDYLFLAYCTAPNPFFKDKWSDEDRRLAVDMVTNQGILLPFIQKLQHLFGEEMTHSQTFRIVMLFFLKPFLCNLQSLVPNSYIFQYDHRGLRDPLYRILKVLVREWMQEMGLTGKIYKYHIYHVSIQLRELIYSRMAPIPLYIFTSNNADLTTLKNAFSMHIPPTIARISGVDFLNTSLDLQTHEETSIIVADQHLSTYLETLFPEAEHILINFSMNFYDIHYHHIYEAIYKLREQLYREYVKGLEKLM
- a CDS encoding Pr6Pr family membrane protein; translated protein: MKRNVIFYSRMVLFMLGFIGVYLEIIKHGGLGMLMYYTVLSNMIVTAFTAYLLYLMARSEHRWQTQSLFRLKGGVTMCIMITCVIYHFLLAPIATDFYRLENFLCHYIVPLWFLADTLLFDKRSQYRWFDPIVWTSVPLIYLAFALFNGLVIKWPIPGAKDSPFAYFFLNIPKYGWPYVLQWSLKIFIGYLLAGYSFYGVMSFSRRQKRKQPS
- a CDS encoding zinc ribbon domain-containing protein YjdM — its product is MNQLPNCPQCNSEYVYEDGLLLVCPECAYEWNPTEVVEEERIRAIDANGNQLADGDTVTLIKDLKVKGAPKDLKQGTRVKNIRIVEGDHNIDCKIDGFGAMKLKSEFVKKI